Proteins from a genomic interval of Methanofollis formosanus:
- a CDS encoding PQQ-binding-like beta-propeller repeat protein, translated as MRSLFIATLTGILAMLLIIAPAAADFPFFGADEARTGTTSAGGPVTNTTLWVVETAEYADGSPVVYDGKVLVPTWPDMNFTDNEPMGLVCYDAATGEELWTNELGGAAVGAVSGVAVADGKAYLGGTDGKLYCVDEESGATSWSSEKIDETGYFGLSSSPLVYNGNVYALSASDATLHAFGPDGNEAWSFPIGGGAAYFVSPAAADGKVYCSNMTALFCIDPVTQDEVWNTSVTDVILSTPAVSGNAIFCAGAINTYAFDRETGDERWNVSLAGTSSSPAVDGANLYVGAKDGLHCLDAATGAERWAFSSAQITVSPVVADGTVYFATNEEAGSVYAVDTVTGDEVWSYTLEAPEDGTFAAFYASSPAVSDGVLYIGAENNLLYAFGEGAPWPESIFDGTVGLTDTTFTFVPSNNASATYEITRTTDLGALDAAADLGGFTFDASDAWYASYGSFTLESIDGIANEDWTKPGARSWSIFINNQSAPRGLGGNTLDDGDLLEFFYCPVNETTYAPLIDEADAVVRIRVSMSDATLSALTLTDGSRGGNLRADVTASAMNEGWYVIVVSGTDGNGESLAGAGTVHLAAGESVEVPVLVTVPLQAKTDTYTLHAGIYQIDDYPTHCLFTSEGVECTIT; from the coding sequence ATGCGATCCCTATTCATTGCAACCCTGACCGGCATCCTCGCGATGCTGCTTATCATTGCGCCGGCTGCGGCCGATTTTCCGTTCTTCGGCGCGGACGAGGCTCGGACCGGGACCACATCTGCCGGCGGCCCCGTGACCAATACCACCCTCTGGGTGGTGGAGACTGCCGAATACGCCGACGGTTCACCAGTGGTCTATGACGGCAAGGTCCTTGTCCCGACCTGGCCGGATATGAACTTCACCGACAACGAACCGATGGGACTGGTCTGCTATGACGCCGCCACCGGCGAAGAACTCTGGACCAACGAACTCGGCGGCGCGGCCGTCGGGGCGGTCTCGGGAGTGGCCGTCGCCGACGGGAAGGCCTACCTCGGCGGGACCGATGGGAAACTCTACTGTGTCGACGAAGAGAGTGGTGCCACCTCCTGGTCGAGCGAGAAGATCGACGAGACCGGATACTTCGGCCTTTCCTCGTCCCCGCTCGTATACAACGGGAACGTGTACGCCCTCTCGGCCTCTGATGCCACGCTCCATGCGTTCGGCCCGGACGGCAACGAGGCCTGGTCGTTTCCGATCGGCGGCGGGGCGGCATACTTCGTCTCACCCGCAGCGGCCGACGGAAAGGTCTACTGCTCGAACATGACCGCGCTCTTCTGTATCGACCCCGTGACGCAGGATGAGGTATGGAACACCAGCGTCACTGATGTCATCCTTTCGACACCGGCCGTGAGCGGGAACGCCATTTTCTGCGCCGGGGCCATCAACACCTATGCCTTTGATCGCGAGACCGGCGACGAACGCTGGAACGTCTCCCTCGCCGGCACCTCGTCTTCCCCTGCGGTCGACGGCGCAAACCTCTATGTCGGCGCAAAGGACGGCCTCCACTGCCTGGACGCCGCCACCGGTGCAGAGCGCTGGGCTTTCTCCTCAGCTCAGATCACGGTCTCCCCGGTGGTCGCAGACGGGACGGTCTACTTCGCGACAAATGAAGAGGCTGGATCGGTGTATGCGGTGGACACCGTCACCGGCGACGAGGTCTGGTCATACACCCTTGAGGCACCCGAAGACGGCACCTTTGCCGCCTTCTATGCCTCGTCACCCGCCGTCTCCGACGGCGTCCTGTACATCGGGGCCGAGAACAACCTTCTCTACGCCTTCGGCGAGGGGGCGCCCTGGCCAGAGAGTATCTTCGACGGCACCGTCGGTCTCACCGATACCACCTTCACCTTCGTGCCGTCGAACAACGCTTCGGCCACCTATGAGATCACACGCACCACCGACCTCGGCGCCCTCGACGCCGCCGCCGACCTCGGCGGGTTCACCTTCGATGCAAGCGACGCGTGGTACGCCTCGTACGGTTCCTTCACCCTCGAATCGATCGACGGCATCGCCAACGAGGACTGGACCAAACCGGGCGCACGCTCCTGGTCCATCTTCATCAACAACCAATCGGCCCCCAGAGGCCTCGGCGGAAACACCCTCGACGACGGCGACCTCCTCGAGTTCTTCTACTGCCCGGTCAACGAGACCACCTATGCCCCGCTCATCGACGAGGCCGACGCCGTCGTCAGGATCCGCGTGAGCATGTCGGACGCCACACTCTCGGCACTCACCCTTACCGACGGCAGCCGCGGCGGGAATCTCCGTGCCGATGTCACGGCTTCCGCCATGAACGAAGGGTGGTATGTCATCGTGGTGAGCGGGACAGATGGGAATGGTGAGTCTCTTGCAGGGGCCGGCACCGTCCACCTCGCCGCCGGCGAGAGTGTCGAGGTCCCGGTCCTTGTCACTGTGCCCCTTCAGGCAAAAACCGACACCTACACGCTCCACGCAGGCATCTACCAGATCGACGACTACCCCACACACTGTCTGTTCACGAGCGAGGGAGTGGAATGCACCATAACATGA
- a CDS encoding DUF4430 domain-containing protein, producing the protein MHHNMKWALPLLLLIALAAPAAALTMDVAASSSPGSAVTVTLDKEADVTFQMNGGTPYYAHGTSAKFVPHITGTLTVTAMAEGQSVEKTVRITSGSGGGGGSDFNDDDSGPWKEVTLGPGTFNVTAESGETYGVNRRTALGALDASGATYVLDDGWYDQYGTLFLKSVNGREGEGMAGWVYQVNGKSPSVGANTYKVKEDDKVVFYYSESMSAQPEDSPEAIYLKVAFGSITSNGDDEEGSGTAQGRLVPADGPEIPLGLPEGVTMTFGASGSRISVHQDAGGDGDEVIVRGDRVIIMRPGLLLTVLTSDMNKEDNSSTGQVRSVTAELMPAAAGVRGNMILVLAGIPGEGAITTGFSDRPSPEITESLTTFATAEDRSLLGVASVMDVKRTNLKNGEDILGATVRMEIDPAWVDEHGGADAIRIVHIADDGTIEVLETRKILETGDSVNFEAESKNGLSSFVIVALGEREGPATSATTAPATGSETGTTPAPTTPQQTPLWAWATIPALFIGGAAYLMNRKEESN; encoded by the coding sequence ATGCACCATAACATGAAGTGGGCCCTCCCCCTTCTCCTCCTCATCGCGCTTGCCGCGCCGGCGGCGGCACTCACCATGGACGTCGCCGCGTCGTCGTCGCCGGGTTCGGCCGTCACGGTCACCCTTGATAAAGAGGCGGACGTGACCTTCCAGATGAACGGCGGGACGCCCTACTACGCCCACGGGACGAGTGCGAAGTTTGTTCCGCACATCACCGGGACGCTCACGGTCACCGCGATGGCAGAGGGACAGTCCGTTGAGAAGACGGTCAGGATCACCTCCGGGAGCGGCGGAGGCGGAGGCAGCGACTTCAACGACGATGACTCCGGCCCCTGGAAGGAAGTCACCCTCGGCCCCGGCACCTTCAACGTGACCGCGGAGAGCGGCGAGACCTATGGGGTGAACCGGCGCACCGCCCTCGGTGCCCTCGACGCCTCAGGCGCCACCTATGTCCTCGACGACGGGTGGTACGACCAGTACGGCACGCTGTTCCTCAAGTCCGTCAACGGCCGCGAAGGTGAGGGGATGGCCGGATGGGTCTACCAGGTCAACGGCAAGTCGCCGTCGGTCGGTGCCAACACCTACAAAGTGAAGGAAGACGACAAAGTCGTCTTCTACTACAGCGAGAGCATGTCGGCACAGCCCGAGGACTCGCCCGAGGCGATCTATCTCAAGGTCGCCTTCGGCAGCATCACCTCAAACGGAGATGACGAAGAAGGATCTGGAACGGCACAGGGACGCCTGGTACCGGCCGATGGCCCTGAGATCCCACTCGGTCTCCCGGAGGGCGTGACAATGACCTTCGGTGCGAGCGGATCGCGGATCTCGGTCCACCAGGACGCCGGGGGCGACGGCGACGAGGTGATCGTCAGGGGCGACCGGGTCATCATCATGCGCCCGGGCCTCCTGCTGACCGTCCTGACCAGCGATATGAACAAGGAGGACAATTCCTCAACCGGTCAGGTCAGAAGTGTCACCGCCGAACTGATGCCCGCTGCGGCCGGGGTCAGGGGGAACATGATCCTCGTGCTTGCCGGGATACCGGGAGAAGGAGCCATCACGACCGGTTTCAGTGACCGGCCATCTCCAGAGATCACAGAGTCCCTCACGACCTTCGCCACCGCCGAAGACCGGTCTCTCCTGGGCGTCGCCTCGGTGATGGACGTGAAGAGGACCAACCTGAAGAACGGCGAGGATATCCTCGGCGCCACCGTCAGGATGGAGATCGACCCGGCCTGGGTGGACGAGCACGGGGGCGCCGACGCGATCCGGATCGTTCACATCGCCGACGACGGGACGATCGAGGTCCTTGAGACCAGAAAGATTCTGGAGACCGGAGACTCCGTCAACTTCGAGGCGGAGTCAAAGAACGGCCTCTCGTCATTTGTCATCGTCGCCCTCGGAGAGAGAGAAGGACCCGCGACATCTGCGACGACAGCACCGGCGACAGGGAGTGAGACTGGCACCACACCGGCACCGACCACCCCGCAGCAGACGCCTCTCTGGGCCTGGGCCACCATTCCGGCGCTCTTTATTGGGGGCGCCGCATATCTCATGAACAGAAAGGAGGAATCGAACTGA
- a CDS encoding helical backbone metal receptor, with translation MGGAAYPLDAEDDTIQHGLDYLKTCQQPDGGFAEPERESNPGTSWFAMMAIVAAGQDPRTWTVKGTSAVDYWEHPGEGVQAEGTAELGRMVTLIAAVGGDPHNFGGKDHLADLKARMKPSGQFGDFVYTSYWGIFGLAATGEDTTRPLAWLKEQQNEDGGFGWMPGAESDCDDTSASIMAMTAAGEPKDSPAVKKALAYLKNAQMDDGGFNYGGSSSSNVASAAWVTQAIAAAGQDPSTWTKNERDVVSYLTDLQQPDGPFKWTAQVTDNPCRMTAAAVPALLGRPYPILPGQTSPALPAQTAAAETTPDAAATTPVAAATTDAPAAGGPWEPVTVTDDFGEQVTITKEPLRIVSLAPANTEILFALGLGDRVVGVTDYCNYPEEATTKPKVGGFSTVNIERVVAAKPDLVFAALGNTEEVVTHLRKLGLTVVTLNPDSVQGTLQDIRLVGDATGTEAEADALVTSMQTRIDAVTGKVKGTSERPTVIHAVWYDPIWVSGNGTFQDELIEIAGGKNAFPDLEGWQIVTLEKFLTTDPDVILVNSGTGMDGAENDLIYRYFSEEPRFQNLKAVKEGRVYVVPSDIIDRGGPRIVDAIEMVAADIHPELFGAEEETPAPSGAQSPGFGAFATLAGVLGACLLLRRIG, from the coding sequence ATGGGCGGTGCGGCCTACCCGCTTGACGCCGAGGACGACACCATACAGCACGGTCTTGACTATCTCAAGACCTGCCAGCAACCCGACGGCGGGTTTGCCGAACCCGAACGGGAGAGCAACCCGGGCACCTCATGGTTTGCGATGATGGCGATCGTCGCCGCGGGCCAGGACCCCCGGACCTGGACCGTGAAAGGCACCTCAGCGGTTGACTACTGGGAACACCCCGGCGAGGGCGTTCAGGCTGAAGGAACCGCCGAACTCGGCCGGATGGTCACCCTCATCGCCGCCGTCGGCGGTGACCCACACAATTTCGGCGGGAAAGACCATCTTGCCGACCTCAAGGCCCGAATGAAACCGTCGGGCCAGTTCGGCGACTTTGTCTACACCTCGTACTGGGGGATCTTCGGACTCGCCGCCACAGGCGAGGACACCACCAGGCCCCTCGCCTGGCTGAAGGAACAGCAGAACGAAGACGGCGGGTTCGGCTGGATGCCGGGCGCGGAGAGCGACTGCGACGACACTTCCGCATCAATTATGGCGATGACCGCTGCAGGGGAACCGAAAGACTCTCCAGCGGTGAAGAAGGCACTGGCTTATCTGAAAAACGCCCAGATGGACGACGGCGGGTTCAACTACGGCGGGTCCTCGTCTTCGAACGTGGCATCGGCCGCATGGGTGACGCAGGCGATCGCCGCTGCGGGCCAGGACCCCTCGACCTGGACGAAGAACGAGAGAGATGTCGTCTCGTACCTCACCGACCTCCAGCAGCCCGACGGGCCCTTCAAGTGGACTGCCCAGGTCACCGACAACCCCTGCCGGATGACGGCCGCCGCAGTCCCGGCACTCCTCGGCCGGCCGTACCCCATCCTGCCCGGCCAGACCTCCCCTGCCCTCCCAGCGCAGACTGCCGCGGCGGAGACGACCCCTGATGCCGCCGCAACCACTCCAGTCGCCGCCGCCACGACAGACGCACCGGCAGCCGGCGGCCCCTGGGAACCGGTCACGGTCACCGACGATTTTGGTGAACAAGTCACCATCACGAAAGAACCCCTGCGGATCGTCTCCCTTGCGCCGGCCAACACCGAGATCCTCTTTGCCCTCGGCCTGGGCGATCGGGTGGTCGGGGTGACCGATTACTGCAATTATCCTGAAGAGGCCACGACGAAGCCGAAGGTCGGCGGGTTCTCCACGGTGAACATCGAACGGGTGGTGGCGGCAAAGCCCGACCTGGTCTTTGCGGCCCTGGGCAACACCGAAGAGGTGGTCACCCACCTCAGGAAACTCGGCCTGACCGTCGTCACCCTCAACCCCGACTCGGTCCAGGGGACGCTCCAGGACATCAGACTCGTCGGTGACGCAACCGGGACAGAGGCGGAAGCCGACGCGCTCGTCACCTCGATGCAGACGCGGATCGATGCCGTCACCGGGAAGGTAAAGGGCACATCCGAACGTCCGACCGTGATCCATGCCGTCTGGTACGACCCCATATGGGTGAGCGGCAACGGCACCTTCCAGGACGAGTTGATCGAGATCGCCGGTGGAAAGAACGCTTTCCCCGACCTCGAAGGCTGGCAGATCGTCACCCTCGAGAAGTTCCTCACCACCGACCCGGACGTGATCCTGGTCAACTCGGGTACCGGGATGGACGGTGCGGAGAACGACCTCATCTACCGGTACTTCAGCGAAGAACCGCGGTTCCAGAACCTCAAGGCAGTGAAAGAGGGTCGGGTCTACGTTGTGCCCTCAGACATCATCGACCGGGGCGGCCCCAGGATCGTGGACGCCATCGAGATGGTGGCGGCCGACATCCATCCCGAACTCTTCGGAGCAGAAGAGGAGACCCCGGCACCGTCCGGCGCACAGAGCCCTGGGTTCGGCGCCTTTGCAACATTAGCCGGGGTGCTGGGGGCGTGCCTCCTCCTGAGGAGGATTGGATGA
- a CDS encoding WD40 repeat domain-containing protein, with amino-acid sequence MRVPTLFFSLLLLSALPSLSVAAAPVEAPLWEVTVPGEVKDLALNADGTGVAVLSERTLSWYNRDGTPGWEIPANNAETIGVSEDGSLLVSGGADLRAYDRDGGRAFRFDTGFFAFGTGVSPEGSCIAAGFDNKSLTVFRTDITDDFEPAWTVETTEDVISVALAENGTDLTACTKDGMVHSYTGDGRLLWSYDTGSEGLNCAVTRDGSYVVAGADHGVVLLLNRNGVLVREEVVGERLPSVSISADGSVVAVGGDDGVVLRSLQGEDLGTLGTGKVHAVALSADGNRVAAAGPGGHLALFSIGADEVVPGTTAATSTTAAASGSTGKEPVPAPTQQAALSALPALAAVAFLLWGRR; translated from the coding sequence ATGAGAGTTCCCACACTCTTTTTTTCCCTGCTCCTGCTTTCTGCGCTCCCGAGCCTCTCGGTTGCGGCCGCACCGGTGGAGGCACCGCTCTGGGAGGTGACGGTCCCCGGCGAGGTGAAGGATCTCGCGCTCAACGCCGACGGCACCGGGGTGGCCGTCCTCTCTGAGAGAACACTCTCATGGTACAACAGAGACGGCACACCAGGATGGGAGATCCCCGCAAACAATGCAGAGACCATCGGAGTCTCTGAAGACGGGTCGCTCCTTGTCTCAGGCGGCGCCGACCTCAGGGCCTACGACCGCGACGGCGGTCGGGCCTTCAGGTTCGACACCGGGTTCTTCGCTTTCGGGACCGGCGTGTCCCCGGAAGGTTCCTGCATCGCTGCCGGTTTCGACAACAAAAGTCTGACCGTCTTCAGGACCGACATCACCGACGACTTCGAACCGGCCTGGACGGTCGAGACCACAGAGGACGTCATCAGTGTGGCGCTCGCCGAGAACGGAACCGATCTCACGGCCTGCACCAAGGACGGGATGGTCCACTCCTACACCGGCGACGGGAGACTGCTCTGGAGTTATGACACCGGAAGCGAAGGACTGAACTGTGCCGTCACCCGCGACGGATCGTACGTCGTCGCCGGGGCCGACCACGGCGTCGTCCTTCTCCTGAACCGGAACGGCGTCCTCGTCAGAGAAGAGGTCGTCGGCGAGCGTCTCCCGTCGGTCTCGATCTCGGCCGATGGGTCGGTCGTCGCCGTCGGCGGGGACGACGGGGTCGTGCTCCGCTCTCTGCAGGGCGAAGACCTCGGTACGCTCGGGACCGGGAAGGTGCATGCGGTCGCGCTCTCGGCCGACGGGAACCGGGTCGCCGCCGCCGGACCGGGGGGACACCTCGCCCTCTTCTCGATAGGCGCAGATGAGGTCGTGCCGGGAACTACGGCCGCGACCTCGACCACTGCCGCAGCGTCCGGCAGCACCGGGAAAGAACCCGTCCCGGCCCCCACGCAGCAGGCGGCCCTCTCCGCCCTGCCCGCCCTTGCGGCCGTCGCCTTCCTCCTGTGGGGGAGACGGTAA
- a CDS encoding DUF362 domain-containing protein — MSCPTVALARCPTYDEDAVLEAVKEVLTPFGGMEAYVRPGMRVLVKPNLLSAQPPERAVTTHPALVKAVVTLVRECGGTAVVGDSPGGNQTEASYRHLLTTTGMAGVVEETGCESVFFDDETMTVRAPGARTFRRFTVARAPLDADVVIALPKLKTHALTGYTGAVKLLYGFVPGVSKAAYHLHAGQNPATFADLLLDLHTLLRPTLSIMDAVVGMEGKGPQHGDPRKIGVLLASESCTALDYLAATLVGLDPTTLPTLARAAARGEGPGCLAEVEIVGPPLEEVRVRDFVPAPTALRPALPSFVRQLDGRLVPARPVVDDERCRRCGVCAEVCPPGAIVVGRDGLPAIDTARCIRCFCCQELCPEGAVDVSETYLREDDDGE; from the coding sequence ATGTCCTGCCCCACAGTCGCCCTGGCGCGGTGCCCGACCTATGACGAAGATGCCGTTCTGGAGGCGGTGAAGGAAGTTCTTACCCCGTTTGGAGGGATGGAGGCCTATGTCCGGCCCGGCATGCGTGTCCTCGTCAAGCCGAATCTTCTCTCCGCCCAACCGCCCGAGCGGGCGGTGACGACCCATCCTGCTCTCGTGAAGGCAGTGGTCACGCTGGTCCGGGAGTGCGGGGGCACCGCCGTCGTCGGCGACTCGCCGGGCGGGAACCAGACCGAGGCCTCGTACCGGCATCTTCTCACGACGACCGGGATGGCCGGGGTCGTCGAGGAAACCGGGTGCGAGTCGGTCTTTTTTGACGACGAGACCATGACGGTCAGGGCTCCCGGAGCCAGGACTTTTCGCCGGTTCACCGTGGCGCGGGCCCCCCTCGATGCCGACGTCGTCATCGCTCTGCCCAAACTGAAGACCCATGCCCTCACCGGGTACACCGGGGCGGTCAAACTCCTGTACGGTTTTGTCCCGGGAGTCTCCAAGGCGGCCTATCACCTCCATGCCGGCCAGAATCCGGCGACCTTCGCCGACCTCCTCCTCGACCTCCACACCCTCCTCAGACCGACGCTCTCGATCATGGACGCCGTCGTCGGGATGGAAGGGAAGGGGCCGCAGCACGGAGACCCCCGAAAGATCGGCGTCCTTCTTGCCTCGGAGAGTTGCACGGCCCTCGACTATCTCGCCGCCACGCTCGTCGGCCTCGACCCCACCACCCTCCCGACGCTTGCGCGGGCCGCGGCGCGTGGCGAGGGGCCCGGGTGCCTGGCCGAGGTGGAGATCGTCGGCCCGCCGCTGGAAGAGGTGCGGGTCAGGGACTTTGTCCCGGCGCCGACCGCTCTTCGTCCTGCTCTCCCCTCGTTTGTCAGACAACTGGACGGAAGACTGGTGCCAGCCCGTCCGGTCGTCGACGATGAACGGTGCCGACGGTGCGGCGTCTGTGCGGAGGTCTGCCCGCCCGGCGCCATCGTTGTCGGTCGGGACGGTCTCCCGGCGATCGATACCGCCCGCTGCATCAGGTGTTTCTGCTGTCAGGAACTCTGCCCCGAGGGGGCCGTCGATGTCAGCGAGACCTATCTCAGGGAGGACGATGATGGGGAATGA
- a CDS encoding LemA family protein, producing the protein MDLVTIIVIAVVVLVILALIGWIISIYNRFMNLKNSGEATLGQIRVAMKKRLDQIEQLLGAVKSYAAFEKETLTKVTEMRAGVGKADPGDLNEVERQSRSIIGRLFAVAEAYPELKTQATVSELMTSIRQIEDEIARQRYTYNNIAQQLNTMTETIPSNIVASMAHIQRLDYLEFEEEIERAPKIEF; encoded by the coding sequence ATGGACTTAGTTACCATCATTGTGATCGCAGTCGTGGTGCTGGTCATCCTCGCCCTCATCGGCTGGATCATCAGCATCTACAACCGGTTCATGAACCTGAAGAACTCGGGCGAGGCGACCCTCGGCCAGATCCGTGTCGCCATGAAGAAGCGGCTCGACCAGATCGAGCAGTTGCTCGGGGCCGTCAAGAGTTACGCCGCCTTCGAGAAGGAGACCCTCACGAAGGTCACCGAGATGCGGGCCGGCGTCGGCAAGGCCGATCCCGGCGACCTCAACGAGGTGGAGCGGCAGTCGCGCTCGATCATCGGTCGGCTCTTCGCGGTCGCCGAGGCCTACCCCGAGCTCAAGACGCAGGCGACGGTCTCCGAACTGATGACCTCCATCCGGCAGATCGAGGACGAGATCGCCCGCCAGCGGTATACCTACAACAACATCGCTCAGCAACTCAACACCATGACCGAGACGATCCCCTCCAACATCGTCGCCTCCATGGCCCACATCCAGCGGCTCGACTACCTCGAGTTCGAGGAGGAGATCGAGCGGGCGCCGAAGATCGAGTTCTGA
- a CDS encoding DUF2207 domain-containing protein encodes MSENRQIAALIIVTLFLGVAALGLSAALPFLTEGDLVVDDYQAVLYENGTLVERYTYDVASSGEYRMLFRFFDDRLTFVDPSSPHVKFEGMTVPEGVIGYAKDASGDVRTFPAATEGETDLIRSKAFPNEVGLYDPGYFGAGTYTVEYRFVMRPPVEYDAEVAHVNLKLVRQHIPYRHLTITLPDWEGIETVYAYPPGLSVERQDGTVTITGSVAEDDPVAVELILPLSYLEQTSGFPHQIEDVRQKTEDGAFWYNLPYHAASALRTLAALMVVILPFGLLLLYRRYGREKVFTVPEYLSFTPNTVLKPWQVNLLFKDDVNDFDENGFYATLLDLHRQGAVTIREKDDAKGITVTVNRGHSDDPYEQRVLNYISSVAGNGVFDSGELEKLATRAAEGRTDLARVQGYQRSLQALFSAVDTRLSGRYAVDGRKFVAPLFFPPAFLLGLAVLVYVLAPATGADAVPAIVLSIAGLAEVGIAFLMPSTLFGHWKDDHFKEKLEWDSFGRFLSDMAQIQKYAPEDLSMWGEWLVYGTALGLGDQVEKAMENLNVSYAEVGMPVYSHMPLAFMPIAHFSAPSSGGGGGGFGGGGGFGGGGGFGGGGVGGR; translated from the coding sequence GTGAGTGAAAACCGGCAGATCGCTGCCCTCATCATCGTCACTCTTTTTCTCGGCGTCGCGGCCCTCGGCCTCAGTGCCGCCCTGCCCTTCCTCACCGAGGGGGACCTGGTCGTCGACGATTATCAGGCGGTCCTGTACGAGAACGGCACGCTGGTGGAACGCTACACCTATGACGTCGCGAGTTCGGGCGAGTACAGAATGCTCTTCCGCTTCTTCGACGACCGCCTCACCTTTGTCGATCCTTCAAGCCCGCATGTGAAGTTCGAGGGGATGACCGTACCCGAGGGTGTGATCGGGTATGCGAAGGATGCCTCCGGCGATGTCAGGACCTTCCCGGCCGCGACGGAGGGCGAGACCGACCTCATCAGGAGCAAGGCCTTCCCCAACGAGGTCGGGCTCTACGACCCGGGATATTTCGGTGCCGGGACGTATACCGTCGAGTACCGCTTCGTCATGCGCCCGCCGGTGGAGTACGACGCCGAGGTGGCCCACGTCAACCTCAAACTCGTCCGCCAGCACATCCCATACCGCCACCTCACCATCACCCTCCCTGACTGGGAAGGAATCGAGACGGTCTATGCCTATCCGCCCGGCCTCTCGGTGGAACGGCAGGACGGGACGGTGACGATCACCGGAAGCGTCGCCGAAGACGATCCGGTGGCGGTCGAACTGATCCTGCCTCTCTCCTACCTGGAACAGACGAGCGGTTTCCCGCACCAGATCGAGGACGTGAGGCAGAAGACCGAGGACGGGGCCTTCTGGTACAACCTCCCGTACCACGCGGCATCGGCCCTCCGGACACTTGCCGCCCTCATGGTCGTCATCCTCCCCTTCGGCCTCCTTCTGCTGTACCGCAGGTACGGGCGGGAGAAGGTCTTCACCGTCCCCGAGTATCTCAGTTTCACGCCCAACACCGTCCTCAAACCCTGGCAGGTGAACCTCCTCTTCAAAGACGACGTGAACGACTTTGACGAGAACGGGTTTTACGCCACGCTCCTCGACCTCCACAGGCAGGGCGCGGTGACCATCAGGGAGAAGGACGATGCGAAGGGCATCACGGTCACGGTCAACCGCGGCCATTCCGACGACCCCTACGAACAGCGGGTGCTCAACTACATCTCCAGCGTCGCGGGCAACGGCGTCTTCGACTCCGGCGAACTGGAAAAACTGGCGACGCGGGCGGCAGAAGGCAGGACCGACCTGGCCAGGGTGCAGGGTTACCAGCGCAGCCTCCAGGCGCTCTTCAGTGCGGTGGACACGCGCCTCTCCGGACGGTACGCCGTCGACGGCCGGAAGTTCGTCGCGCCCCTCTTCTTCCCGCCCGCGTTCCTCCTCGGGCTTGCGGTCCTGGTCTACGTGCTTGCCCCGGCCACCGGCGCCGACGCCGTACCGGCGATCGTCCTCTCCATCGCAGGCCTCGCCGAGGTGGGCATCGCCTTCCTGATGCCCTCGACGCTCTTCGGCCACTGGAAGGACGACCACTTCAAGGAAAAACTGGAATGGGACAGTTTCGGCAGGTTCCTCTCCGACATGGCACAGATCCAGAAGTACGCCCCAGAAGACCTCTCGATGTGGGGCGAGTGGTTGGTCTACGGCACCGCCCTGGGCCTCGGCGACCAGGTCGAGAAGGCGATGGAGAACCTGAACGTCTCCTACGCCGAGGTGGGGATGCCGGTCTATTCCCATATGCCTCTCGCCTTCATGCCGATCGCCCACTTCTCCGCGCCCTCCAGCGGTGGCGGTGGAGGCGGCTTCGGCGGTGGAGGTGGTTTCGGTGGCGGCGGCGGCTTCGGCGGCGGCGGCGTCGGCGGCCGATAA